Genomic segment of Polycladomyces abyssicola:
GGAACAACATTGGCACTGAAACGGGAACGTTCCGAACAATTGTATAAACAAGCGCTGGACGTCATCGTGGGTGGAGTCAACAGCCCATCCCGTTCCTTCCGCGCGGTGGGCGGCGGCGCCCCCGTGTTCATGAAACGGGCAAAAGGCGCTTATTTTTGGGATGAAGACGGCAATCGGTACATCGATTACTTGGGTGCATTTGGCCCCATTATCCTCGGTCACGCTCATCCCGCTGTCACGGAGGCCATCGTGCAAACGGCCGCAGATGGGACTTTATACGGGACACCGACGGAAAAAGAAATCCGTTTCGCCCGCATGTTGCGCGAAGCCATTCCATCTTGCGAACAAATCCGCTTTGTCAACAGCGGAACCGAAGCGGTGATGACCACCATTCGTCTTGCCAGGGCGTATACCGGAAGGGATAAAATATTAAAGTTCGCCGGATGCTATCACGGTCATTCCGACCTGGTCCTGGTCGCTGCCGGATCCGGGCCGTCTACGCTCGGCATCCCGGACAGTGCAGGAATTCCGCAAAGCATTGCACAGGAAGTGATCACGATTCCCTTCAACAACCTGGATGCCCTGAGAGAAGCATTGGATCGCTGGGGTGACCAGATTGCAGCCGTACTCGTCGAACCGCTGGTGGGGAATTTCGGCATCGTCCCTCCGCAACCGGGCTTTTTGGAAAAGGTAAACGAGTGGGTGCATCAAGCCGGCGGTCTGGTCATCTACGACGAAGTGATCACTGCCTTCCGCTTCCATTACGGTGGCATTCAAACGATGTACGGGGTGGAGCCCGACTTGACCGCCTTGGGCAAAATCATCGGAGGGGGATTGCCGATCGGTGCTTATGGCGGCAGACGGGAAATCATGGAGAAAGTGGCGCCGATGGGACCGATGTACCAAGCCGGAACGATGGCAGGCAACCCTTTGTCAATGGCAGCCGGAATCGCTTGCTTGGAAGTGTTGTCCCGCCCAGGCGTCTACGAACGCTTGGATGAGATGGGCAAACGGTTGGCCGACGGGATCGGAGAATTGGCACGTAATTACGGGATACCGGTACAAATCAATCGGCAAGGTGGCGCATTTGCGGTCTATTTCACGGAAGAACCCGTTATCGATTACGAAGGGGCGCAACGCGCAGACAGTGAAATGTTCGCCCGCTTTTTCCGCCTGATGCTGGACGAAGGCATCTACCTGGCACCATCCAAATATGAGGCTTGGTTCCTGACCCTGGCACACTCCGATGAAGATATATCCGATACGCTTCAAGCTGTGGATCACGCCTTTAAACAAATGAAGAAGTCTTGATCGATTCAACCGATTTTGCGCGATACGAGGAAGCATAGGTGTTCTTGACAAAAACAGGTTCTGCGAACAGCCGTCTCCCGCCGCCATTCCGTACCCTTGCGGCCAGGGCGTCTGGTCATTACCGTCCAATTGCTTTCCCGGCTCACTCCACCTGCGCAGGGAAGCAGATGATGACCGCTCCGACCCGGTCTGCACAGGACGCGGGCAAAATACACTACGCTTAGAGGAAATTGCCCGCGCTTTCATACCTGTGCTCCCCAAGTCTTCTCTCAGCCCGGGCTTGGTAAGTCGCTTCACCTGGGAAAGTATTTGCTCTTTCCCGGATTCATTTGACACACCTGGAGACAAAGACACTCGGCAGGGAGACGCATTTCGCTTTTTTACGCCGTCCATTTGCCGGCGCCGAGTCAAGTCCAGATTCATCAAGGAGGAAAAGCCATTGCATTCCATTGAGTCCACTTACGAAAAGATCGGCGGGGACCGAACAGTTCGACGCATCGTCGAAGCTTTTTATCCACGCGTACAACAACATCCACTTTTGAAACCGTTGTTTCCGGAAGATCTGGAGCCGGTCAAGGAAAAGCAGTACCGCTTCCTCACCCAATTTCTCGGTGGACCGCCATTATACACATCCATACACGGTCACCCGATGTTGCGCGCCCGACACTTGCGCTTTCCGATCACACCACAACGAGCGCAAGCGTGGCTGCAATGCATGGCCGAAGCGTTGGATGAAGTCGGCGTGACCGGCGAAGCGCGTGATGAGATGTGGAACCGGTTGGTGATCGCCGCCCACCACATGGTAAACACACCGGATGAAGCCGGGGATTGAAACTTCCTTGCGGCTGCCTCTTTTTGTGTGCAATCACCAGATTTTTCTGTTTATTTACAAACCGATTTGTATATTTATACATTTTTGTTGAAAGCGCTTTCTTCTATCCAACTAAGTTCGCCTAGGTATAACAGATGCGTTAAAACCGTGGAATCCCATTATTTTTCACTCCAAACACCCTTCTCGTTCCAAACGGCACAACCTGAATTCTGAACGCATAAAAACAACCTATTTTGAATAAAAATCATCAAAACCTCTTGTTTCCCATTGGGATTCATGTTATTCTATACTTGCCGTTTCATAACAACCTTCCGGATACTCCTCCTGAAGTCATATCACTCGTTTCCTCCTTGCATGACCAACTACCTTTATGGCCCATCACGGGTTTTCAGATAAATCTGTCAATTGCGGAAAGGAGAGTCGATCGCGGAAGGGACCATTCTTCCAATGGAGGTGAACAGGTCAACGCTGACCGGATCCAATGAGAAAAGTCAACGCTGACATCGGTCGATTTCAAAATTTGCTGTCGGAAGAGCACGATAGTTGCGGAATTGTCGCTATCATCGAAAAAAACGGCAAACCGACACATGCTAACTTGTTGGACACCATTGATGCGCTGATCAAAATGGAACACCGTTCCGGTTTCATCAACGGTGAAGGGGACGGTTGCGGTATATTGACCGACATCCCTCGGGCGTTATGGGCCCAAAAACTGACCCAAGCCGGTTATCCATCGGAATGGGGATATGAAGAGACATTTGCCGTCGCCCACCTGTTTGTACCCAAACGTGGCGACATAACGCTCTCTTCCCTGCAGGATCGTATCCGCAGGATCCTGAAAGACAATGGGTTACGCATCCTCGTAGAGGCGATTGATGCCGTCAACAGCCAAGTACTAGGAAAAAATGGCCGTGCCGACGAACCACATTTCTGGCAGATCGCCTTGCGTGCGGAATCGGCGGAGCGGTTACCGGCCCGTCTGTTTGACCTGGTCATCCAGTTGGAACGGGATTTCCCCCTTCAAGTCGCTTCGTTCAGCAATCGCACCGTTGTATACAAAGTAATGGGAGCGGCCAACTTGTTGCCGAAGTATTTCCACGACCTCGGCAAAGCGGAATTTCAAACGGTGGCCACAATCGGACACAACCGTTACTCCACCAACACGTTATCCAACTTTTTTCGGGTTCAGCCGTTCTCGTTGCTCGGACATAACGGTGAGATCAACACGGTGCGTAAATTGGGCGACGAAGCGCAAATGATCGGCGTTCCGCTCGCTGAAGGAGGAAGCGATTCACAAGATCTCAACCGGGTGATGGAAACACTGATTCATCGCTATGATTTTTCTTTGCTGGAAGCGATCGAAATGGTGTTTCCCCCGATTATCAACGAGATCCATCAGCTGCCGACTGAGTTGCAGGATCTCTATACCTACTACCGTCAAGCATGGGGACCGTTCGCCCAAGGTCCGGCGGGAATCGTTTCCCGTTACGGCGACGAATGCGCCTTCCGTGTCGACGCGCTCGGACTCCGTCCGCTGTGGATGTTGGAAAGCGAACGATGTTTGTATTTCTCTTCCGAGCAGGGCATCATTCCGGTTGATCGGATGGTGAGCGAGCCCAAACCGCTCGCACCGGGTGAAACCGTTGGTGTACGACTGGCACCGACCGTGACGTTTATCCCGAACCACGAGCTGCAACAGATCGTGCTGGAACGCGCCAAACAGCGTGCCGATTTCCAGGAATACCGGCAATATCTTTCCCAATTGCCCCACTCTTCCGCAACGCCGCAAGAAACGCAGCCTGCGACGGACCAAGCCTATGCCGCATTCGGATGGGATCGGGAACAGATTCAACTCGTGGAGCAGATGGCTGATACCGGCAGCGACCCAATTCGCTCGCTCGGGCATGACGGTCCTTTGGCCGCATTGTCCAAATCCCGGCAAAACATTCCCGACTACATCAAAGAAAGCGTCGCCGTCGTCACCAACCCAGCGATCGACCGCGAACGGGAGATGGAGCATTTCTCCACCCGGGTGGTGTTGGGACGCCGTCCGCTCCTGAACAAGAAAGAAACCAATACCTCCCTGCGCGTTGAATTGCCTTCCCCGGTTCTGGTGGAAGGTAACGACGGAGTCGAGCTTCAATCGTCGCATGGCACCCTATCCTATGAGTCGCTGGTGCAATCATTTGAAGAAAAAGGCTTGACGGAGCGCCTTTCGCTCTCCTATCCGCGCGGAAGCTCAATCAAGGAGCGGTTGGAACAGCTGGCTGAACAGGCGCTCAAAGCCGTACAGAGCGGCAAAAGCCTGTTGATCCTGGACGATGCAGGTTGCCATCAGGAGGATCGATTGTTCCTGGATCCGCACTTGGCCGTCTCCAAAGTGGATCAGGCACTCAAAGCCGCTCCGTGGCCGAAAGATGGCCAAAACTGGCGCCGCGAATGCAGCATCGTGCTCCGTTCGGCCGCCCTGCGCTCGTTGCACGATATCGCCATCGCCGTCGGTTTGGGCGCGGATGCGGTCAACCCGTACCTGATGTTCGCCACTATCGTCGGGAAAGAGAACAAGTCCGCCGCCAACCTGTTTGAGGCGATCAACAAAGGTTTGGAGAAAATTATCTCTACGATCGGAATTCACGAATTGCGCGGTTATGCACGGTTGTTCTCGTCGATCGGTCTGCATCCGGAAATCGCCGATGTGCTCAATATCGTCAACTACTGCGGTTCGGAGCGGGCCGGCACGTCTTGGAGCGACCTGGAAAAAGATGCGGAGGCTCGTTACGAGGATTATGCCTCCAACAAGGCGAAACCGGCCAAAACATTCCATCTCTGGCCGCGGGTATGGAAGTCGATCGGTCAAGTGGCCTCCGGCGCCATCTCCTATCGCGAATTTGCGGAAAAGTTGGAGGATCTGGAAAAGCAAAACCCGATCAGCTTGCGTCATGTGGCTGATCTGGACCTGGATCAGGCAACGCCGGTCGACCCGGATGAAGTGGACATCAGCGTGGGGGATCACGACCTGCCACTCGTGATATCGTCTATGTCGTTTGGTTCTCAACACGAAACCGCCTTCCGCGCATATGCCGAAGCGGCAGAACGGCTGAACATGGTCAGCCTCAACGGTGAAGGCGGAGAGATCAAAGACATGCTCGGCAAATATCCTCGTACGCGCGGACACCAGATCGCATCCGGCCGGTTCGGTGTCAACGTGGAGCTGGTCAACTCGGCTTTGCTGCTGGAGATCAAAATCGGGCAAGGCGCCAAACCGGGTGAAGGCGGACACCTGCCTGGGGTCAAGGTTTCCGAAAAAGTGGCCGCGGCGCGGAATGCTTCGCCCGGAGTTGACCTGATTTCACCGTCGAACAACCACGACATTTATTCGATCGAAGATTTGGCACAAATCATTACAGAGCTGAAAACAGCAAACAAATTCGCCAAAGTCATCGTCAAAGTGCCTATCGTTCCCAACATCGGCACGATTGCCGTCGGGATCGCCAAAGCGGGTGCGGACATCATCACCTTGAGCGGATTCGACGGCGGTACCGGTGCCGCACGGGTACACGCTCTGCAGCATGTGGGTCTGCCCGCGGAGATCGGTGTCAAAGCAGCCCACAATGCATTGGTGGAAGCCGGTATCCGCGATCAGGTGGAGCTGTGGGCGGACGGTGGACTGAAGAGCGGTTTGGACGTCATCAAAATGATGCTGCTCGGAGCCAACCGGATCGGGTTCGGTACCTTGGCAATGCTGGCCATCGGGTGCACGACTTGTCGCGGTTGTCATTTGGATACGTGCCACGTGGGGATCGCCACGCAGATCGAATCGATGGAGGAAGCGGAAGAAAAAGGTTTGCGTCGCTTCGTTCCGCGCGTATACGAAGATTCCGTCGAATCGCTGGTACGCCTGTTTTCTGCATTCGGCGAAGAAATCCGCAGCTTGACGGCAAAACTCGGATTTACGCGCACGCAAGACTTGGTCGGTCGCTCCGATTTGTTGAAACAAGTACGTGAATTGGAGCGCGTGGACCTGTCCGACCTGTTGCGCCCGATCGCGATTGATTGGAGACAGCCTGCAGCAAGTGAAATCGCCGTCACGTCGCAATCCGACGATTTCAAAGTGGCGGTAGGAGCAGAAGCCGAATCCATCTTGGCGGACAGGATCACGTTTGAGCGTCCGGTATCCGAATCGTATGAAGGTATCAACAGCACGGATCGCGTCATGGGAAGTCGGATCTCCGGTGCCCGTGTCCGCAACCGTCTGGACGGCAGCTATGCTCAGTTGCCGGAAGTATCACTCACGTTTAGACACGGCTCAATTCCGGGCAACGGTTTAGCGGCTTTCAACGCGGAAGGCATCCGTATGGTGGTTCATGGCGGCGCACAGGATGGTGTCGGCAAAACAGCGTTTGGTGGACGGGTGAGCATCCTGAAGTCGCCAGGTGCCAACGGCTTGATGATCAACGGATCGGTCGGAAAAAGCTTCTGCTACGGTGCACAAAAAGGTTTGTTCATCGTGCAGGGCAACGCCGACTCACGTGCGGGAATCCGCCTCTCCGGGGCCGATGTCATCATCGGTGGTGAGCCGAGCGAACCGATTCGCGACGATTTGGGCATGATCGCTGCGCGAGCCAATATCAAAGGTTTCGCCTTTGAATATATGACCAACGGCCGGGCCGTCGTGATGGGCGATCCCGGACCATGGATCTGTGCCGGCATGACCGGTGGTCGGGTTTACCTGCGACTGATTCCGGAGCTCGGTTTGGATCAACAAGCCCTGCAACGCCGGATCGCCAAAGGAGCCAAAGTCTCGTTGCAACCACTGGATGATCAGGGAGAACGAGACATCCGGGAGCTGTTGGGCTATTACCGGGAGGAGCTGGAACGTTCCGGTCAGCAAGCCGAAGCAGAGAAGGTAGCCCGACTCGTGGAAAACCCACGTGCATCGTTCATGCAAGTCATTCCTCACAAAGTGCAAGCCGATCCGTCCATTTCGACGGAATAAGGCGATATATCACCTCTTATTCTGATTTGCCACTGTAGAAAAGGGGAGAGCGCTTAGTCGCT
This window contains:
- a CDS encoding glutamate synthase-related protein; the encoded protein is MRKVNADIGRFQNLLSEEHDSCGIVAIIEKNGKPTHANLLDTIDALIKMEHRSGFINGEGDGCGILTDIPRALWAQKLTQAGYPSEWGYEETFAVAHLFVPKRGDITLSSLQDRIRRILKDNGLRILVEAIDAVNSQVLGKNGRADEPHFWQIALRAESAERLPARLFDLVIQLERDFPLQVASFSNRTVVYKVMGAANLLPKYFHDLGKAEFQTVATIGHNRYSTNTLSNFFRVQPFSLLGHNGEINTVRKLGDEAQMIGVPLAEGGSDSQDLNRVMETLIHRYDFSLLEAIEMVFPPIINEIHQLPTELQDLYTYYRQAWGPFAQGPAGIVSRYGDECAFRVDALGLRPLWMLESERCLYFSSEQGIIPVDRMVSEPKPLAPGETVGVRLAPTVTFIPNHELQQIVLERAKQRADFQEYRQYLSQLPHSSATPQETQPATDQAYAAFGWDREQIQLVEQMADTGSDPIRSLGHDGPLAALSKSRQNIPDYIKESVAVVTNPAIDREREMEHFSTRVVLGRRPLLNKKETNTSLRVELPSPVLVEGNDGVELQSSHGTLSYESLVQSFEEKGLTERLSLSYPRGSSIKERLEQLAEQALKAVQSGKSLLILDDAGCHQEDRLFLDPHLAVSKVDQALKAAPWPKDGQNWRRECSIVLRSAALRSLHDIAIAVGLGADAVNPYLMFATIVGKENKSAANLFEAINKGLEKIISTIGIHELRGYARLFSSIGLHPEIADVLNIVNYCGSERAGTSWSDLEKDAEARYEDYASNKAKPAKTFHLWPRVWKSIGQVASGAISYREFAEKLEDLEKQNPISLRHVADLDLDQATPVDPDEVDISVGDHDLPLVISSMSFGSQHETAFRAYAEAAERLNMVSLNGEGGEIKDMLGKYPRTRGHQIASGRFGVNVELVNSALLLEIKIGQGAKPGEGGHLPGVKVSEKVAAARNASPGVDLISPSNNHDIYSIEDLAQIITELKTANKFAKVIVKVPIVPNIGTIAVGIAKAGADIITLSGFDGGTGAARVHALQHVGLPAEIGVKAAHNALVEAGIRDQVELWADGGLKSGLDVIKMMLLGANRIGFGTLAMLAIGCTTCRGCHLDTCHVGIATQIESMEEAEEKGLRRFVPRVYEDSVESLVRLFSAFGEEIRSLTAKLGFTRTQDLVGRSDLLKQVRELERVDLSDLLRPIAIDWRQPAASEIAVTSQSDDFKVAVGAEAESILADRITFERPVSESYEGINSTDRVMGSRISGARVRNRLDGSYAQLPEVSLTFRHGSIPGNGLAAFNAEGIRMVVHGGAQDGVGKTAFGGRVSILKSPGANGLMINGSVGKSFCYGAQKGLFIVQGNADSRAGIRLSGADVIIGGEPSEPIRDDLGMIAARANIKGFAFEYMTNGRAVVMGDPGPWICAGMTGGRVYLRLIPELGLDQQALQRRIAKGAKVSLQPLDDQGERDIRELLGYYREELERSGQQAEAEKVARLVENPRASFMQVIPHKVQADPSISTE
- a CDS encoding globin, which gives rise to MHSIESTYEKIGGDRTVRRIVEAFYPRVQQHPLLKPLFPEDLEPVKEKQYRFLTQFLGGPPLYTSIHGHPMLRARHLRFPITPQRAQAWLQCMAEALDEVGVTGEARDEMWNRLVIAAHHMVNTPDEAGD
- a CDS encoding glutamate-1-semialdehyde 2,1-aminomutase; translated protein: MKRERSEQLYKQALDVIVGGVNSPSRSFRAVGGGAPVFMKRAKGAYFWDEDGNRYIDYLGAFGPIILGHAHPAVTEAIVQTAADGTLYGTPTEKEIRFARMLREAIPSCEQIRFVNSGTEAVMTTIRLARAYTGRDKILKFAGCYHGHSDLVLVAAGSGPSTLGIPDSAGIPQSIAQEVITIPFNNLDALREALDRWGDQIAAVLVEPLVGNFGIVPPQPGFLEKVNEWVHQAGGLVIYDEVITAFRFHYGGIQTMYGVEPDLTALGKIIGGGLPIGAYGGRREIMEKVAPMGPMYQAGTMAGNPLSMAAGIACLEVLSRPGVYERLDEMGKRLADGIGELARNYGIPVQINRQGGAFAVYFTEEPVIDYEGAQRADSEMFARFFRLMLDEGIYLAPSKYEAWFLTLAHSDEDISDTLQAVDHAFKQMKKS